TAATAGTACTTAGAAGAAAAGAATAGTAGGATAGCTATTGAATGAAAACTCATGGAAGTTCAATAAAAAAGCATTGCTTTTGAGATTTTATTCCTTTCCTTCAATAATTAATTATTAGGTTGGTGACACGAGTGGCAGATCAAAATACTAAACCCGCTTACGGTGGGCAAGCACTGATTGAAGGCGTCATGTTTGGTGGGCGTCATACATCAGTCACCGCTATCCGGAGAATTGATGACTCAATAGACTTTTACGAGGTGCCGAAGAAAAATCGCCCCGCTCTTCAAAAGTTAAAAAAAATCCCTTTTATTCGTGGGGTAGTAGCTATTGTAGAAGCTAGTGGGAATGGAACAAAACATTTAAACTTTTCCTCTGATCGATATGAAGTCCATCCTGATGATGATCATACGATTGAAACAGCTGAGCAATCAAGCAAGATAACAATGATTTTAGGCGTAGCAGCGATTGGAATAATTTCTTTCCTGTTTAGTACACTTATCTTTACAGCAGTTCCAGCAGCCATTGCTGAATTTTTCCGACCTATTTTCCCCGGACATGTGGCACAAAACTTAATAGAAGGGGTTATAAAACTGATCTTCTTACTAACTTATATTTACCTTATCTCCATGACACCTTTGATTAAACGTGTTTTTCAGTATCATGGGGCTGAGCACAAAGTGATTAATACGTTTGAAAATGGGAAAGAATTGACTGTAGAGAATGTACAGGCTCATTCCCGCCTTCACTTCCGCTGTGGTAGTAGTTATATTCTATTAACGGTCATAGTTGGGGTGTTCTTATACCTAGCTGTTCCATCTGATCCTCTGTGGGAACGTTTATTATATCGGATACTGTTAATTCCAGTTGTGTTAGGTGCTTCATATGAAGTTTTACAGTTAACGAACAAAGTGCGTGAAATACCTTTCCTTAAATGGCTTGGTTATCCTGGTTTATGGCTACAGCTACTTACCACAAAAGAACCTAAGAATGATCAAGTTGAGGTGGCAATTGCTTCTTTTAACGAGTTGAAGAAAAGGGAGGATGAATTTGAGAATCCACCTGCAGAAGATCGAATAGTATAATAAAGCTACCTAGATGCTTATTGTCAAACTTTCAAGTGATTATGACCATATTTTGAACAATTGATCACCATCAAACATGGAGGTGCATGCAAATGTTTCGTCGTTCTTACCATCCAATTGTATTGACGATAATCGGATTGGCTCTTTTAGGTATTGGTGTTCAAATGTTTACTAACACAAGCGCCTTTTTTACACAGGTTTTTGTGACAATCGGTATTGTAGCCTTACTAATCTTTGTCATTAAAACATTTATTATGCCTAAGCTAATGCGTCGCCACGGTGGTTTTGGTCAAGCACAAGGAGGCTCTCCTCAATGGCAGCAAACGAAAAAGAAGAAATCTGCCTCCTTTTCGACCAAAAAGAAAGAGAACCGAAAAGCGATCTCAC
The DNA window shown above is from Salipaludibacillus agaradhaerens and carries:
- a CDS encoding DUF1385 domain-containing protein is translated as MFGGRHTSVTAIRRIDDSIDFYEVPKKNRPALQKLKKIPFIRGVVAIVEASGNGTKHLNFSSDRYEVHPDDDHTIETAEQSSKITMILGVAAIGIISFLFSTLIFTAVPAAIAEFFRPIFPGHVAQNLIEGVIKLIFLLTYIYLISMTPLIKRVFQYHGAEHKVINTFENGKELTVENVQAHSRLHFRCGSSYILLTVIVGVFLYLAVPSDPLWERLLYRILLIPVVLGASYEVLQLTNKVREIPFLKWLGYPGLWLQLLTTKEPKNDQVEVAIASFNELKKREDEFENPPAEDRIV
- a CDS encoding SA1362 family protein, coding for MFRRSYHPIVLTIIGLALLGIGVQMFTNTSAFFTQVFVTIGIVALLIFVIKTFIMPKLMRRHGGFGQAQGGSPQWQQTKKKKSASFSTKKKENRKAISRPLIKRQSDVKLTVIEGKKNKKKSRALF